One Coleofasciculus sp. FACHB-T130 genomic window carries:
- a CDS encoding DUF6464 family protein, protein MKLNPLPTEVILSHPRSTLSHLYLDWNPEPGAYLEVEGQTYMVLERRHRYLLKSGRYQLHKIALYVQKFDTPAECSLLDGRWVIGDITCSYNARSELLRCTINPSGPCDRCVHYQPF, encoded by the coding sequence ATGAAGCTGAATCCTTTGCCTACAGAAGTCATTCTGAGCCATCCCCGTTCTACCCTGAGTCATCTATATCTAGACTGGAATCCTGAGCCTGGAGCCTATTTAGAAGTCGAGGGTCAAACATATATGGTTTTAGAACGTAGGCATCGCTATCTGCTCAAATCGGGTCGTTATCAGCTTCACAAAATTGCTCTTTACGTTCAAAAGTTCGATACCCCGGCAGAGTGTAGTCTGTTGGACGGGCGCTGGGTAATCGGAGATATCACCTGCTCATACAATGCTCGCTCTGAGTTGCTTCGATGTACGATTAATCCCAGTGGGCCTTGCGATCGCTGCGTTCATTATCAGCCTTTTTAG